A region of the Methanobrevibacter ruminantium M1 genome:
AGATGATGCCGAGGTTATTTTAGTAGATCATAACAGTCCAAGCGAATCTGTTGACAATATTGAAAATGCAAAGATTTTAAAGCTTGTTGACCATCACAAGATTGCTTTTGAAACTTCCTATCCATTATTCATTAGAACAGAGCCTGTAGGCTGTACTGAAACAATCTTATTTAAATTATATAAGGAAAATGGCCTCACTCCAGATAAGACCATTGCATCCTTAATGTTATCAGCAATCATATCAGACACATTGCTTTTAAAATCTCCTACAACAACTGAAGATGATAAGCAAGCGGTAAAGGAACTTGCTGAAATTGCCCAAATTGATTATGAGGAATACGGTTTGGAAATGCTAAAGGCAGGAACTGACTTATCAAGTTTCTCAATTGAAGAGATCTTAAGCTTAGACGCTAAGCAAATTGACTTTAAAGATGTCAGATCCATTGTAAATCAGGTAAACACTGCAGATATTGATGATGTGATGACAATGAAAGATGATTTGGAAGCTGGAATGAATAAAATCATAGAAGATGAAAATCTAGACTTGTTCATGCTTTTAATCACTGACATTGTAAACAGCAATTCTCAAGTAATTGCTCTTGGAAAAGATGTGTGCCTTGTTGAAAAGGCATATGGAGTTAAATTGGAAGACAATACTGTTCTTTTAGAGGGTGTAGTCTCCCGTAAGAAACAGGTTGTTCCAATAATGACTGAAAATGCTTAATCTTTTTACTTGATTATTTTTTATTAAAGGGGGTTTTTTTATGTCAAAGTTTTGTCCGAAATGCGGTTGTGAAAATCTAGATGAAGCTTCTTTCTGCTTGGAATGTGGCGCTTCTCTTCCTAGCATTGAAGAGGTTAAGGAAAGGTCTTCTCATGGAGCTGGAACTAGCCATCAAAGCACTTTTAGTTCAAATTTAAATGAGGAAAATGGCTTTAATCAGGAAACCAGTAGTTTTTCACAGTCCAACTCAAATTCTAATGAAGCAAGCAATTCAAGCAAGTTTAAAAATGTAATAAATGAGGCAAATCCCGCCAATAATGACAATCAAGACTATGCTATCTGTTGCCTGGTCATATTTGTTCTTTTATTGATTGCATTCCTATGTAATTTTTAATTGATAAATAGGGTGGTAGTGTTTTTATAAATGAGGATTGCTTTATTTTAATTTGACTGATTAAATAAACTGATGTTTTTAAATAGATATTAATAGTGTTCTTATGGAAATAAATGATTTTGGCCATGATTTAGATGAATCTGCTCAGTTTTTAGTTCAAAAGCTATTGATTCTCCATCCTTGGGATGAAGAATGGGACTTAAGCGTAACTGCCAATTTGGTTCCCTTTTATAAGGAAAAGATAGATATACAAATATCTAAGCAAGGAAAATGCGATGAGGAGTTTTTTGATAAGCTTATCCGATTTTCCTCTATTTTAGATACAAATCAGGTTAGACTTCTTTTTATGGAACAATTAGTTGGTATGCCTTTAATCCTTGATGGCAAATATCTAAATAATGATGAGCGCATTGATTTATTGATAGAATCTTTAAATGGAAGGTTAAAAAGAGTTGATAATGGTTTATATTTATTTTTCAATCACGAAGAGGAATTTTAATCATCTATTTTCATTTATACATTATTTTTAAACTCTTTCCCCTATTTTTTTCTATATTTTTAACTTTTTTTTTTTAATATTTTTTCTAATTTTTTTTTAACTGTTCTTTTTTTATAATTTTTTCTTATTTATTTTTCTAAACAGTTTTTTTTTCAACGATTTTATTAGCATTTATCCATTAAATCTATTTGCCAATTTTTAATTAGCTATTTTTATATATTCTTTTTAACAAAAATTATATGTGTGATTAAGATTATATTTTTTAAAATTAAATATTAGGCAAATCCTAATAGAAAGGTGTTTGAATGATATATAGGAAACTAGGAAAGACTGATTTGGAAGTGTCAAATATAGGCTTTGGATGTATGCGTTTGCCCCATAAAGAGCATTTTTACCAAATAGATGAGGCAGAAGCTAGCAAAATGTTTGATTATGCAATAGATCATGGAATAAACTACTTTGACCTTGCCTATTCATTTCATAGCAAAAACAAAAATCTTGGAGGAAATGCAGAGCCCTTTGTAGGTAAATACCTGGCTGAACGTGGAAACCGTGAAGATATGGTTATTCAAACAAAACTCCCTGGATGGCTGGTAAATAAAAGGGAAGATATGGACAAGTTCCTTGATTTGCAACTCGAAAGACTTCAAACTGATTATATTGATGTATATATGCTCCATTCCCTTAAGATAGACTTTTGGAACAAGTTATATGGCATGGATGTATTGGAATTTTTAGACAGCATCCTTGAAGATGGCAGAGTCAAATATGTCGGTTTTTCCTTTCACGATGATTTGGATGTTTTCTTTAGCATTATGGATTCATATGATAAGTGGGATGTTATCCTAACTCAAGTAAATTATCTTGATGAGGATTATAAAAGTGGCCTTGGCGGTTTGGAATTTGTTGGAATGGCAGGACTTGGTAATGTAATTATGGAACCTTTAAGGGGCGGAAGCCTAATAACAAACATTCCCGATGAAGTTCAAGCTCTTTGGGATACTGCTGATAAGAAAAGAACTCCTGTGGAATGGGCATTGGAATATCTTTGGGATAAGCCTCTTGTAACATCTGTATTCAGTGGAATGAGCAATATGGAACAGGTAAAGGAGAATATTGCCATAGCTGAAAACTGCCAGCCGGATTGTATGAGCGAACATGATAGGCAAATATTAAAGGATGTTGCTCAAGTCTATAAGTCTAGGGAAGAGATTCCATGTACAGGATGCAGATATTGCATGCCTTGCCATAATAGAGTGGATATTCCCCACTGTTTTAAGCAGTATAATATTGCTAAAAGCTTGAATTATATTGATAAGACTGCAGCACCTTATTTCTGGTTGGTAAATAAGGATGAAAGAGCTGACAGCTGTACATTTTGTGGTGAGTGTAATATTCAATGTCCGCAGGGCATAGATATTCCTGCAGAGATGGAAAAGGTCTTTGACTTCTTCCATGAGGAAAGTCAGTATTAGTTTTTATAAATTTTTCCATGAGGAAAGCCAGTATTGTTTGGCTTTCATTTATTTTCTTTTTCAGATTCTTTTTCAGATTCTTTTAAATATTTTTAATTATTTTTACTTATTTTTATTACTTTAAATTTTTACTATTATTTTTTATATTTAAACTATTCTTCTTCTTTTTTCCACCAAATTAAAACTAAATCTGTTTTGTCCTTTGGATTAACCCAATTTCCTCTTTCATTTTTTACAAGGGTCTCTTTGAAATATTGTCTAAGTGCAATTTCTCTATCTTCTTCCAACTCTCCAAATCTCCAAACAGATCTATTGATTGCTTCATCAAAGTCACGATATTCCTTTAGATTTTTACACTCTAACTGAACAACATTGGCTTCAATTCCAAGACTTTTTAAAAGAAGCACTAAAACCATATAGTCAGTTCCTGCTTTAAATGGTTTTCCTGCAATTTCACATTTCTCTTTTTTGTATTTATGGCTTTTTGAACCAAATACTGTAATGTAAACATATTTATTTGCTATTTCATTAAGGGTTGTAAGTGTATTTTTTATATTATATATTCCATTTAGGCATCTGGAAGCAAGAATGATGTCATAGTCTCCAATTTCCTCATAATTAAGTTCATTTATATCCATTTGAATGGTGGTAATATTATCTATTCTCTCTTTTTCTGCTTTTTTATTTAATTCCTCTAACATCAATTTGGATTTATCGATACCAGTAAGTGATTTGGCTTTTTTCGCTAGCTTTCTGCTTATGGTTCCCTCAGCACAGCCTATATCCAGTATGGTGTCCTCTTCATCAATTCTCATCTCTTCAAGCAATACATCAGGATAGTCGTCATTTTCAAGCCATTGTCCAAAATCTTTTGCTATATCATCCCAGTTCTTTTCCTTTTTAAAACTCTTTTTAAGGGACTTTTGCCAAACTTCTTCCCAATCTATTGCATCAAGGTTTATTAGCTCGTCATGATTCATTTATTCACCGATTAAACTTTTTTTAGCTTGTGCTTTTGTTTTTTGATAATCTTAAAGTTTTTTTATTCACATCTTGTTGAAATTTATTTTTTCCACCAAAGAAGCACCCAATCTGGTTTGTCTTCAGAATTAGATAGCAAACCGGTTTCATTATCTCTAATTAATACTTCATTTAAAAATTTAGGCAGTTTCTCTTGTTCTTCTTCACTAAATTTAGCTAAATTCCATTTTCCATTATCTATGGCTTCTTCAATTGTCTTATAAGTGCGCACTGGCCCAACATCTAAATTTATAATATTCGCATAAATTCCCATCTCTGCAAGGAGATTTAGAAGTATGGTATAAGAGGGAGCTCCATTATACTCTTTAGATAAATATTCATGGAAATCTTTTTCCAATTTCCAATTGTTTGGTCCAAACAATGTAATGAATACATATTTATTGGCCATTTCATTAAAGTTAGAAAAAACCTTTTTAGGGCTTTTTATGCCGTTTACTACGCGAGATGCAAGCACAATATCAAATTTGCCATATTTTTCAAGATTTACATCATTAATATCCTCTTTAATTGTCTTTATATTTTCAATTCCTTCAGATTTAATTTTTTCATCTAGTATTTCAAGCATCTTGTCTGTTGCATCGATGGCTGTAATGGATTTTACTTCTTTAGATAAAGGAATGGTTACGCTTCCTTCTCCACAGCCCACATCCAAAACGGTATCCTCTTTAGATATGATCATTTTTGAAATCAATTGTTCGGTATAGTTATCTTTGCTGGCTCTCTCACTATACTTTTCTGCTGCTTTAGACCAGTCTTTTCCACGGTCTCCCTTCTTATCCATCTTAGCAGTCCATAATTGGTCCCAATCAATTTCATTCTCATCTTCAATGATTATTTTCTTAGTCATAATATCCTCTTTTCGATGCTTTATTAGTTTTCAGTTGTCTTAGTATTTTGAATAACGCTTCTATTTTTTCAGTTGTCTTAGTATTTTGAATAAATATTCTATTTCTTCCACCAATATAAAACCCAATCTGCTTTATCATTAGGATTGGAGAGCTTTCCATTATCATCCTCTTCTAATATATCCTCTAAATATTTATAAAGCTGTGCCTTTTCTTCATCGTCTAAAAGTTCCAATCTCCATTTTCCACTTTCCAAGGCCTCTTCAATGTTTTCATATTCCCTTTTATGGCCGATGTTAAGGTTTTCAACATTAGGATAGATTCCCATATCAACAAGTATATTGAAGAAGTATCTATGGGATGGAAACTCTACATATTCCTTATCAATGCTTTCAAAGAACTCTTTTTCTATTTTCCAATTGTTTGGCCCAAATAGGGTAATATAAACGTATTTGTCAGCTATTTCATTTATATTGGAGATTGTTTCCCTAATGTTTATTATTCCATTCAAGGATCTTGATGCAACTACAATGTCATGATTTCCCACATCATTGACTCTAATATTTGATAAGTCCTCTTCAAGGGTTCTTATGTTTTCAATTCCTTCCTTTTTGGCATTTTCATTCAGTATCTCAAGCATCTTATATGCAGAATCCACTCCAGTGACGGATTTTGCCTTTTTAGCTAGGGGAATTGTTATGCTTCCGTCGCCACAGCCTAAGTCAAGGATTGTGTCCTCTTTGCTGACATTGATTCTTTCTATAATCTTTGTATGGTAATCGTCCTTTTTTGCAGACTTTCCAAAGTTGGGAGCTGCCTTATTCCAGTCTTTAGCCCTGTCCTTTTTAGATTCCAGTTTTTTAGCCCAGAAGTAAGCCCAATCGATATCTTCAGGGTCATCTATTTGAAAACTCATATTAACGCCACGGTTTCTTTTGTTAATTCCATTATTTTCACTTAATAATTATTATTCTTGGCTTTTCATTTCTTTTTGAACTTTATAAACATCAGCTACTGTTAAGGTCCTTTTAAAGTCAAATCTGAAGTTTTCAATAATGGATCCTAATTCTCTCATTGTTGAATCAAACTTTTCAGTCCTTATAGGAATTCCAGATAAACTATCAATGGTCTGTCCCAATTCATCAATATACTTTGGAAAAGTGTTGCTTGCATGTTCTAGGAACACATCATACTCCTCTGGGTTTTCTATGGTGTCATTTTTAACGTTTTCTTTTAATTTCTCATAAAAGTCGTTGTAATATCCATAGTTTTCTCTAAAGGAGTCTAATCTTTCATCAACCCTGTCTGCCATCTTGTTAACGCAGTTTTCTTTAGCAGCTTGGCTTGCTTCACTTGCTAAAAGAGGCATATTTGCTTGAAAGAGTGCTCCAACATCGTATAAGTTTTTATTTAAACCGTTGATTGCCTTTTCAAAAGAATCTATATCTAATCTTCCATCCATTCTATCTCCTCATTCTTTAAGTCAGTAAAATATAATTTGTGAACTTTTTTAATTTTATTTTTATTTATGTCTTTTCAGACATTTATTTTTTATATTTTTTTAAGAGATTTCACTTATTGTTTTTATTATGCAAAACTATTTTTTCCCATATTTTTTTGCTATTGTTTGGCTATTGTAGAACTATTTTTTTCCCATATTTTTTTGCTATTGTTTGGCTATTGTAGAACTATTTTTTTCCCATATTTTTTTGCTATTGTTTGGCTATTGTAGAACTATTTTTTTCCCATATTTTTTTGCTATTGTTTGGCTATTGTAGAACTATTTTTTTCTCATATTTTTTTGCTATTGTTTGATTCTAGCTGAACTATTTTTTTAGAATTTTTCCCTATTTGTTTTATAGATTATAAACAAATTTCCCTATTTTGTTCGCTATATATTAAATAATTTTATTTTTAGTTAAATCACTCTTTTTTCTATCAATAGTTCAATTTTAGTTATTTCTTTAAAAAGAAAACATATTCTATTGAATTATTTTTAGTATAATCCTAAAAAGTGTTATTTGACAAAAAATTTTTTCTATTGTATACTTGGAGGGAGAGGTGCATTTCTACTGTAACTCGTTTTTTAATTCTTTCTTAAATTAATTTTTTTCTTAAAATAAAGAATATTCATATTTTCTTTCACTTGCATTTATTTTTTAATTAATATTTTTTATAAATTTTAACTAATGTCCATTATTTTTTCTATTCCATTTATTTTTATTCAAATATCATTATTTTACTATAATTTGTTTCTTTATTCCTAATTTAATCCTTTTATTTAAATTATCCGTATATTTTTTTCTTGATATATGTGTAATGGACTTGAAATTTTTATATTGTATTTTCAAAATATGAATTTTTATAAAAAATTTAGATTTTTTTCAGGCATTTTTTAAAAATTTTTACTAATTCATTTTGAAAAATTTTCATCTTCAAATCATCATCTTCAATAGGAAAAATTTTTGAAGTTTCTTATTATTCTTTCCAATATTTTTTTTTCAATTTTTTCAATTTTTCCAATATTTTTTTCAATTTTTTTCAATTTTTTCCAATATTTTTTTTCAATTTTTTCCAATATTTTTTTTCAATTTTTTTTAGATTTGACTAATTTTCTTATTCAAGTTTAACTAGTTTTTCAGTATAAGAATTAATTTCTTTAAAAAAATTTCATCTCCCATTATTGTGATCTAGAATTTTTTAAGATAATTTGCTAAGATTTCTTGAATAATTTTTTAATAAATTTAATTAAAATAACGATTAATTAAACAATAGGTTTAGTCAAAATTAATATTAAATATTAAGGATAAATTTGTTTATTTTAATTCAATATGATTATTTTCATAATCTGATTGGTGATATGTAGATAGAATAACTTATAAAATATATTTTATTATATTTTGGTCATACAAATCACATCTTAATTATGCGAAAGGAATCTTTTATAATCCGAATTTAAGTTTGAAAAAAGCTTTAAATTTAAAAATAGTTTTTTATTCTATTAAAAATGAGTCGATATTAAAAAAATAAGCAATATTAAAAAAATAAGCAATATATAAAAAATAGCAATTTATTAAAATTAGCAATATATTAAAATAAGCAATATATAAAAATAGACTTCTATCTGAAGTGGTATGTTATAAAAATAGGCATATTATTGAATTAAATAAATGAAGAAAAATAAGTAAGCTATTGTATCTCTTCGTTAGTCTTAATGACTTTATAAGCTTCTAAACCTTTGTCGGTTAACTTATAAAGTCTGCCTACCTTTTCTTCTTCATTTATGCAAGTTACAATATCTTCTTTTTTTAAATCCGATAAGACTGCACTTATCTGATTTATTCTTAGATCCATTTCACTTGCTATTTCACTGGGCATCTTGAATTTTCCATTCATATTCATTACTAATACATATCTGTTATTGGATCTCTTGATATAAGAGACCGCTTTCATAATTTCTTTGGTATTCATAAAAAAGTATATATTGTTATGATAGATATATTATATTAGTAAGAACTTAATAGAATTTAAGTAGTATATTAGTATTGTTTTAATAAGTTCTAACAAATAATCATATTTTTGGCCTTTTGCCTAATCTATATTATAATTATTTTTTAAAAATATATTTAGGGGTTATTGAGTACATTTTAGATGTAGGCGTCTTGATTTTTTAATCAAGATGTATTACATCCTTTTTTCTCTTTTTGCTATAATTTTATAATGTCTTTATTATTGTTTAATCATGTTTTTAGTATAGTTTTATAATGATTTTCTTATTGTTTTATTAAGATTTTATTATAGTTTCATTATTGTTTTATTAGGATTTTATTATAGTTTTATTCTTCTTTAGTTTGGTTTTTATTCTACTTTAATTGCAATAAGTTATTGTTTTATTTTGACTTAATAGATTATTTTGCCTATTTTTTAAATAATATTTGCCACTTTAATAATTTTTTAGGTAAAACTAAATTAAATCAACTATTACGAAATAATCAGTCTTTATTTTTAAAAAGAAATAATATTTTAGAATAATTTAAATATAAAGAACATTAAAACTAATATTGTCTGATAAAGAATGGGTTAAACCTATTATTTATGAGATTTGCCATTCTAATATGTTTGTAATGATGATTAATTTCTGATTTATGAACATATTAGAGTATACCTATCTATTTTTCTTAAATTTTATTTTAATGATTATCTTTTAAAATAAATGATGATTTAATCGATTTTAACTAATCTAATTGATTTAAATTGTTTAAAAGATTGATTAGTTTTATAATTTATTGATTTAAATTGTTTTAAAAGATTGATTAATTTTAAATAATTTTAATTTCATAACTAATAAATAATTTAAGTTTTTAAAAAATCCTTGGATTTTTAATTTTATAAAATTATTATTGACTGACGATTATAGTGATTATAATGGACGAATTAGAAGAAATTGTATTTAAGCATGCATTATTGAATGCAGCAAAGCATAAGGGAAGCGCAAACCCTGGAGCGGTTATGGGCTCTATAATGAGCAATGAACCTGAACTTAGGCCTAGAGCAAAGGAGATCGGACCGATTTCCGGTAAGATTGTAGCTCAAGTAAATGCCATGTCTCCTGAAGAACAAAAGACTAAGATGGAAGAGCTAGGAGTGGAAGTGGAAGAGAAAAAGAAAAAGAAAGAGGAAGGATTGCCTAAGCTTCCAGGCAGCAATAAGAATGTTGTCATGCGTTTTGCACCTAACCCAAGTGGACCATTGCACATTGGACATGCAAGAGCAGCTGTTCCTAATGGTGAATATGTTAAAAAATGTGGCGGAAAATTCATTTTAAGAATTGAGGACACAGATCCTAAGCGTATTTACGAACCTGCATATCAATTGATTCAGGATGATTTGAAATGGCTTGGTATAGAGCCTGATGAAGTCTATTACCAAAGTGACCGTTTTGAAATCTATTATCAATATGCTGAAGAGCTTATAAAGCGTGGAGCAGCATATATGTGTACCTGTGACGGGGGAGAGTTTAAGAAGCTTAAGGACAACTGCCAGCCTTGCCCATGCAGAGACAATAGCGTAGAGGAGAATATGGAGCTTTGGAAAAGGTTCCCTGAAATGGAAGCTGGAGAGGCTGTACTTAGGATTAAGACTGATATAAATCATAAGAATCCTGCCATTCGTGATTGGGTGGCTATGAGAATAGTTGAAGAGGAGCATCCTAGGCTTGGAACTAAGTATAGGGTCTATCCTATGATGAACTTTTCAGTATCTGTAGATGACCATTTGCTTGGAATGACCCATGTATTGAGAGGAAAGGACCATCTTGCAAACAGCGAAAAGCAAAAATACCTTTACAACCATATGGGCTGGGAGATTCCTGAATTTATACATTATGGTCGATTGAAGATGGAAGACATTGCATTAAGCACCTCCAAGGCTATGGCTGGAATTGAAGAGGGCACCTACAGCGGATGGGACGACCCAAGGCTTGGAACCTTAAGGGCTATAGCTAGACGTGGAATCCAGCCTGAGACAATCACCCAATTGATGGTTGAGATTGGAATCAAGATGTCTGATTCAGCAATCAGCTGGAAAAAGATATATGGATTGAATAGAAATCTCATTGAAGAGAAGGTAAACAGGTATTTCTTTGTACCGGGCCCTGTAAAAATAGACATTGCAGATGTTCCAGAGGACATTTTAGGATGGGAGGTCATTAGGCCGCTACATCCAGACTTTGAGGAAAGGGGCAATAGAACTCTAATCTTTGATAAGGAACTATATATTCCTAAAGCAGACTGCAAAGATGGAATTATCCGTCTGATGGATGCTGTTAATGTTGAAATCAGTGGAGAGGATGTCAAGTTCCATAGCGAATCCTTTGAAGATGCTAGAGAGGTCAAGGCAAGAATCATTCAATGGGTTCCTCTTGATGCGATAAAGGCTAAAATAGTTATGGATGATGCTTCTATAGTGGAAGGGCTTTGTGAAAAGGACTGTGGTGATTTGAAAGTTGGCGATATAGTCCAATTGGAAAGGTTTGGATTTGCAAGGCTTGATGAGAT
Encoded here:
- a CDS encoding manganese-dependent inorganic pyrophosphatase; translation: MSKTYIFGHKSPDTDSITSSLVMCDLENKLGNADVVSCRLGNLNKETEFVLDYFDIEAPQLIESIEDDAEVILVDHNSPSESVDNIENAKILKLVDHHKIAFETSYPLFIRTEPVGCTETILFKLYKENGLTPDKTIASLMLSAIISDTLLLKSPTTTEDDKQAVKELAEIAQIDYEEYGLEMLKAGTDLSSFSIEEILSLDAKQIDFKDVRSIVNQVNTADIDDVMTMKDDLEAGMNKIIEDENLDLFMLLITDIVNSNSQVIALGKDVCLVEKAYGVKLEDNTVLLEGVVSRKKQVVPIMTENA
- a CDS encoding zinc-ribbon domain-containing protein, yielding MSKFCPKCGCENLDEASFCLECGASLPSIEEVKERSSHGAGTSHQSTFSSNLNEENGFNQETSSFSQSNSNSNEASNSSKFKNVINEANPANNDNQDYAICCLVIFVLLLIAFLCNF
- a CDS encoding aldo/keto reductase, with product MIYRKLGKTDLEVSNIGFGCMRLPHKEHFYQIDEAEASKMFDYAIDHGINYFDLAYSFHSKNKNLGGNAEPFVGKYLAERGNREDMVIQTKLPGWLVNKREDMDKFLDLQLERLQTDYIDVYMLHSLKIDFWNKLYGMDVLEFLDSILEDGRVKYVGFSFHDDLDVFFSIMDSYDKWDVILTQVNYLDEDYKSGLGGLEFVGMAGLGNVIMEPLRGGSLITNIPDEVQALWDTADKKRTPVEWALEYLWDKPLVTSVFSGMSNMEQVKENIAIAENCQPDCMSEHDRQILKDVAQVYKSREEIPCTGCRYCMPCHNRVDIPHCFKQYNIAKSLNYIDKTAAPYFWLVNKDERADSCTFCGECNIQCPQGIDIPAEMEKVFDFFHEESQY
- a CDS encoding class I SAM-dependent methyltransferase, yielding MNHDELINLDAIDWEEVWQKSLKKSFKKEKNWDDIAKDFGQWLENDDYPDVLLEEMRIDEEDTILDIGCAEGTISRKLAKKAKSLTGIDKSKLMLEELNKKAEKERIDNITTIQMDINELNYEEIGDYDIILASRCLNGIYNIKNTLTTLNEIANKYVYITVFGSKSHKYKKEKCEIAGKPFKAGTDYMVLVLLLKSLGIEANVVQLECKNLKEYRDFDEAINRSVWRFGELEEDREIALRQYFKETLVKNERGNWVNPKDKTDLVLIWWKKEEE
- a CDS encoding class I SAM-dependent methyltransferase, which encodes MTKKIIIEDENEIDWDQLWTAKMDKKGDRGKDWSKAAEKYSERASKDNYTEQLISKMIISKEDTVLDVGCGEGSVTIPLSKEVKSITAIDATDKMLEILDEKIKSEGIENIKTIKEDINDVNLEKYGKFDIVLASRVVNGIKSPKKVFSNFNEMANKYVFITLFGPNNWKLEKDFHEYLSKEYNGAPSYTILLNLLAEMGIYANIINLDVGPVRTYKTIEEAIDNGKWNLAKFSEEEQEKLPKFLNEVLIRDNETGLLSNSEDKPDWVLLWWKK
- a CDS encoding class I SAM-dependent methyltransferase, yielding MSFQIDDPEDIDWAYFWAKKLESKKDRAKDWNKAAPNFGKSAKKDDYHTKIIERINVSKEDTILDLGCGDGSITIPLAKKAKSVTGVDSAYKMLEILNENAKKEGIENIRTLEEDLSNIRVNDVGNHDIVVASRSLNGIINIRETISNINEIADKYVYITLFGPNNWKIEKEFFESIDKEYVEFPSHRYFFNILVDMGIYPNVENLNIGHKREYENIEEALESGKWRLELLDDEEKAQLYKYLEDILEEDDNGKLSNPNDKADWVLYWWKK
- a CDS encoding MarR family transcriptional regulator yields the protein MNTKEIMKAVSYIKRSNNRYVLVMNMNGKFKMPSEIASEMDLRINQISAVLSDLKKEDIVTCINEEEKVGRLYKLTDKGLEAYKVIKTNEEIQ
- a CDS encoding glutamate--tRNA ligase, which gives rise to MDELEEIVFKHALLNAAKHKGSANPGAVMGSIMSNEPELRPRAKEIGPISGKIVAQVNAMSPEEQKTKMEELGVEVEEKKKKKEEGLPKLPGSNKNVVMRFAPNPSGPLHIGHARAAVPNGEYVKKCGGKFILRIEDTDPKRIYEPAYQLIQDDLKWLGIEPDEVYYQSDRFEIYYQYAEELIKRGAAYMCTCDGGEFKKLKDNCQPCPCRDNSVEENMELWKRFPEMEAGEAVLRIKTDINHKNPAIRDWVAMRIVEEEHPRLGTKYRVYPMMNFSVSVDDHLLGMTHVLRGKDHLANSEKQKYLYNHMGWEIPEFIHYGRLKMEDIALSTSKAMAGIEEGTYSGWDDPRLGTLRAIARRGIQPETITQLMVEIGIKMSDSAISWKKIYGLNRNLIEEKVNRYFFVPGPVKIDIADVPEDILGWEVIRPLHPDFEERGNRTLIFDKELYIPKADCKDGIIRLMDAVNVEISGEDVKFHSESFEDAREVKARIIQWVPLDAIKAKIVMDDASIVEGLCEKDCGDLKVGDIVQLERFGFARLDEIKDDELIFYFAHK